Genomic window (Candidatus Cloacimonadota bacterium):
TTCGATTCCTTAAATTCGGAAAATTCATGGAAAAGAAAACAGGAATCGCAAACAATTAATTTGAAGAATACTTTGAATTTCAAGCATCATCAAGTAAACATCGATTATTCTCATAGGGAGATCAAAAACGATGATAAATTTGACCAGGCAAAGATAACTGTGAGAAATTCTTTGCTAAAGGATGCAGTTGACCTGAACACGAATTATGCCCTAAAAAATATCGAGTATTATCCCAAAATAAGAGAATTGGAATATGTAGGAGAAGGTTTGGGATTGTACGACAGTACAGGTGTTTTCACAGATGATGGAGATTACGATTGGATCATCAAAGAGATTGATTATTCGAATCCTGAAATGTCGATTGAAGTTAATGCTAATTTTTCATTATATCTGAATCCAAAAGTGATCACAGAATCTTTTTGGAAAAAATTTCAAACCGAAACAAACCTGATCATTACTGAAAATTCGACTTCTGATAATAAATTGAATATTTATCTTTTAAATCCCGAATTTCTGATGGATGAAGAAACAACGATCTTCGGACGAACCGATTTTCAGCAAACGCTCTGGTATGACTTTATTCCAAGAAAATTAACCACCAAATTTCGGTTCCAGACGGAAAAAAATCTCGATAGCCGTTACAACGAAGAAGTCGAGAAAAATGATCAGCAAACCTGGGAAGCAGGATTACGACTGCTTTCTGTTAAGAACAGCAATTTTGAATTGACCTATGAGAATATTAGCGAGCAGAAAACTTTATATAATTCAGAAAGTAAAATTCATATGGTCGAATTAGATATCAGAAATAGATTTATTTCGGATTTAACTCTGAATTCAAACCTTGATCTTTCGCGGGAAATTACTAATAAATCCGGGGAAGAAAATGATTTTAAAATAGACAGCATTCAATTGACAGAAACCGTAACTTATTTTATTAAAAGGAAATATAGAGTCTTCTCAAAGTTTAGTTATAAGAGGAATTTTCGAAAAGGTTCGTCATATTTGAGTTTTTTAAATGACAAAAAGAACGGTAATATTTTTAAGTGGAACATCAGCCTGAATTATAAAGTGAACAGCTATACATCTGCGAGCTTTGAGTATTCTGGAGATAGTTACCCGGAACGGGATGATGTTCATAAAATAGAAGTGGAAGTGAAAGCGGAATTTTAGCAGCACATTTTTGTAAAATGTGTTAAATTTCACAAATTTTTTCACAGAATACAATTCTGTGCTACAGGATAGTGAAATATGAAAAAAATAATCGAAACAAAAAGGCTGATCATCAGAAAAGCAGAAAACACAGAAAAAGATGTCGAGTTTTATCATAGACTCTGGAATCATCCGAAGGTGATGAAATTCGTCGGATTTCCCAAAGGTTTACGAATTTCAAAAGAGAGAATCAGTAAGCAAATATCAGAACAATCCAATTCCGAGTTTGACAGATTATTGCTGGTTGAAATTAAGGAAAACGGAACTTTGATCGGAGAAACAAAACTAGGATTTCCGGATGAAGAAGGAATTTCTAAAACTGATATAAAACTTTTACCCGAATTCTGGGGAAATGGTTTTGGAAAAGAGATAAAAAAGGCATTGATAAATTACATTTTCGAACATACC
Coding sequences:
- a CDS encoding N-acetyltransferase, whose amino-acid sequence is MKKIIETKRLIIRKAENTEKDVEFYHRLWNHPKVMKFVGFPKGLRISKERISKQISEQSNSEFDRLLLVEIKENGTLIGETKLGFPDEEGISKTDIKLLPEFWGNGFGKEIKKALINYIFEHTDAKAVEGSPNKKNTASIKMQESVGAKKIKEGVYHFPESMKDFTEDVHCII